AATGACCTTTATTTTAGGAGTGTTACCTATGTTGGTGAATCAGTTTATGTCTTTAAGATTAGAATTTTTATCTCTCATAAAGACAAAACTGTTACCTATGTTGGTGAATCAAACTGTAACCTATGTGGGTGAATTGGACCGTTATGTATAAAAGCACTCTCCGTGTCTCTGTGGCTCCGTGTTTCATTTATTTTCGTTAGAGTCATTCCTATTCCTAATATACAACCCAAAAAACCAGCGTTTTCAGGATAAAGTGAGTAAAAAGCGTCTACCAATTTTGCGAGCTTTTGTTCATTTAAAGGTAGAAGACGATCATCTTCAAAATTAATATATAAAATAGCTGTTAATGATAAGAAAGCCCCAGGTTAACTATCAGGCAAGAATAGGGGGAGTTTTTGCTCTTGGAGAGACAAGCCTTGCGTAAGCTCTTCTGGAGGTAGTTTTAATAGAGTTTGAATGCGATCTTGATATTTCTGTAAAGATTCTTTAGCAGATAGACGCATATTGGGGTTTTCGTTCTGAAGATCGTTGATTAGATCATAAATTAAACTAGCCAAAGGACTTGTTTCAATGTAGGGAAGACACGTTTCTAATAAGTAGTGTATTTCTATTGGGGCTACAAAAGTAAAGTTATTATTTAGATGTATATTTATTATCGGAAAAGGAAGCCCAATTATTTTTCTGATAATAGAGCCAATTGCCCAGGCATCTTGCTTGTCACTACTTGCATGGTCAAGTGATTCATTGTAGAAAGTTGAATCAAAACAGGACGATATATGCCCAGTTACTGCCCATTCAGGAGAACCAAAGTCTTGAGTTCCTGCACGAGAGAATTTTGTTATATTGTTGTCGCTTGTAAAGCCAGCAGATTCAAAACCTCCAATAAGGGCTTGTAACCTATTATTTTTCCGGCAAAGATAGATGTTTTCAAGGCAGAGATCTCTGTGGACGATCCCTTGATCTGATAGAAAGGCAGATCCTGTAAGAATATCTGATATGATATATAAGCCATCTTTTACTGTGAGCTTGTTTTGTTCTAATGCATCGGCTAAATTATCAGTATTGTATGAGTATACAAAAAAATCTTTATTTATCCATGGGGCAGTGGTAGCTTGTTTTAATTTTAGAATGTTTATTGACCCTTGAAGAGCTTTTAGAAGTCTTGCGCTTGGTACTGGCGAGTTTGGCTGAATGCGTTGCTGTTTAATCATCAACATCTCTCCTGTATCAAAATCGATGGCTAGGTACATATCATGTTGAATACGTTGGCTTGGAAGGCGTTGCTGTGGAAAATGAATAAAAACAGAGCCATCTCTATTTATTTGAATAGGTAATAGTAGATCAGTTGATGCACCGATATAAATACTATTTAGAGAAGATCTTAAAATGCTTGTATGTAAATCATTGCGTTGGGTTTTGACAAAGTTAAAGATTTGCAAGCAAGAACTGGAAGATAGTTCAAAAACCTCGTTTGTTGCTATTTGAAGAAACTTGAGCCCACTTTTTTCTTGTAAAAATTGATGAAAGGTACCAGGTGTTGTACAATCATCTTTTGCTGCCTTGTAGATGGCTTCTTTTGGAGTATCAAGGCGTTTTGCTATACTTGCAATATTGATCTTTAGATGTTGATCAAATAAAGTTACGGGCACCCAGTACCTAAAAGCAGATAATCTTGAAGAACTCTTTAAGCAATCCATTTCCCTTTGAAATGTTTCTTTTGTCAAAATATTGGCGGCAATTTTAGCAATATGACTTTTTTGACCAAAAGCAAAGGGATATGGAATAACAAGTCTATTTTTTAATTTTCCAGGCCTGCGAGAAGTTAAAGATGCAGTGGCAATGCATTCTTTGATTTTATAAAGAAGCGTTTTTTTATCAGTGGGATCTACAATGTATACAGGATTCATGAAGTATTACCTATAAATTTCTGAATATTTGGACTGTAGATAGTTAATAAAGGCTTTTGCACTGAATGAAGAGCCTGCAACTTTTTCTACGAGTTCTATAGAGCTATAGTGTTTGCCGTGCGTATGAATGTTGATTTTAAGCCAATCACGAATGAAGGAAAGATCTTTTTTGGCAATACGCTCCTCCCAGTCTGGAAAGTCTCTCTCAAAACCTAAAAAGATGTGAGATGCGTATAAATTACCAAGAGTATAGCTTGGGAAATAACCAAAACTACCCATGGACCAATGTACATCTTGCAAACAACCTTCTTGGTCCGTTTTAGGTGTGATCCCTAAGTACTCTTGCATTTTTGCGTTCCACGCTTCAGGAATATCTTCTACTTTTAGTGACCCTTCAATGAGAGCATATTCCAGATCGAAGCGCAATATTACATGAAGAGAGTAGGTTACCTCATCTGCATCTGTACGGAT
The window above is part of the Chlamydiales bacterium genome. Proteins encoded here:
- a CDS encoding protein kinase; protein product: MNPVYIVDPTDKKTLLYKIKECIATASLTSRRPGKLKNRLVIPYPFAFGQKSHIAKIAANILTKETFQREMDCLKSSSRLSAFRYWVPVTLFDQHLKINIASIAKRLDTPKEAIYKAAKDDCTTPGTFHQFLQEKSGLKFLQIATNEVFELSSSSCLQIFNFVKTQRNDLHTSILRSSLNSIYIGASTDLLLPIQINRDGSVFIHFPQQRLPSQRIQHDMYLAIDFDTGEMLMIKQQRIQPNSPVPSARLLKALQGSINILKLKQATTAPWINKDFFVYSYNTDNLADALEQNKLTVKDGLYIISDILTGSAFLSDQGIVHRDLCLENIYLCRKNNRLQALIGGFESAGFTSDNNITKFSRAGTQDFGSPEWAVTGHISSCFDSTFYNESLDHASSDKQDAWAIGSIIRKIIGLPFPIINIHLNNNFTFVAPIEIHYLLETCLPYIETSPLASLIYDLINDLQNENPNMRLSAKESLQKYQDRIQTLLKLPPEELTQGLSLQEQKLPLFLPDS